The following proteins come from a genomic window of Salvia hispanica cultivar TCC Black 2014 chromosome 4, UniMelb_Shisp_WGS_1.0, whole genome shotgun sequence:
- the LOC125218595 gene encoding UDP-galactose/UDP-glucose transporter 5B-like, producing the protein MAEPPSQLIQKLKENKLFKLSFAVTGIMSTLLIYGVLQEKIMRVPYGPNKEFFKYSLFLVFCNRISTSAVSAAILLGSKKVLDPVAPIYKYCAISVSNILTTTCQYEALKYVSFPVQTLAKCAKMIPVMIWGTAIMQKKYTGKDYLFAILVTIGCSIFILFPAAGDISPYSRGRESTVWGVSLMIGYLGCDGFTSTFQDKLFKGYDMDIHNQIFYTTLCSCMISFTGLILQGNLFLAIDFVSRHNDCFIDIIILSTVATISQFFISYTIRNFGALTFATIMTTRQLVSILLSCVWFAHPLTAEQLIGAVIVFGSIYSKSYFRSKPKPLPSEEAENRAVSPPRNNA; encoded by the exons ATGGCGGAGCCTCCATCGCAGCTCATTCAGAAATTGAAAGAGAACAAGCTATTCAAATTATCGTTCGCCGTGACTGGAATCATGTCCACTCTTCTTATCTATGGAGTATTACAG GAAAAGATTATGAGAGTCCCATATGGTCCAAACAAAGAATTTTTTAAGTATTCATTGTTTCTTGTCTTCTGCAACCGCATTTCAACCTCTGCTGTGTCAGCTGCAATTCTACTG GGAAGTAAAAAGGTCCTTGATCCTGTTGCTCCAATTTACAAGTATTGTGCTATATCGGTGTCTAATATACTCACTACGACTTGTCAGTATGAG GCCCTTAAATATGTCAGTTTTCCAGTCCAGACACTGGCAAAGTGTGCCAAAATGATACCTGTGATG ATTTGGGGCACTGCCATCATGCAAAAGAAGTACACTGGAAAAGATTATTTGTTTGCCATTTTAGTCACTATTGGATGctcaatatttatattatttccg GCCGCAGGTGATATTAGTCCATACAGTAGAGGAAGAGAAAGCACTGTTTGGGGTGTTTCTTTGATGATTGGTTATCTTGG GTGTGATGGCTTCACTAGCACATTTCAGGACAAACTTTTTAAAGGCTATGATATGGACATACACAACCAGATATTTTACACGACTCTCTGTTCTTGCATGATAAGTTTCACTG GTTTAATCTTACAAGGAAATCTTTTCTTGGCAATAGACTTTGTCTCTCGGCATAATGATTGTTTCATTGACATTATTATACTTTCAACT GTGGCCACAATTAGCCAGTTCTTCATTTCGTACACCATCCGCAATTTTGGAGCTCTGACCTTTGCCACCATAATGACCACAAGACAG CTGGTCAGCATTCTACTATCTTGTGTGTGGTTTGCTCACCCACTCACCGCAGAACAATTGATTGGAGCA GTTATAGTGTTTGGTTCCATATACTCGAAAAGCTATTTTAGAAGTAAACCGAAGCCATTGCCCTCTGAAGAAGCAGAGAATAGAGCTGTTAGTCCACCAAGGAATAACGCATGA